The following proteins come from a genomic window of Trypanosoma brucei gambiense DAL972 chromosome 1, complete sequence:
- a CDS encoding acetyltransferase, putative: MTSAYRIRDAVPADAGIMVRMLMSLASETENVELDEGEVRRGVTTLFEQGSLGRLYVAEEVPKGDTNIKGPSDGNRSSPQIVGVMTVTYEWSDWRGKLFLWIQSVYIIPSKRKQGIFQKFYDHLIRIMAEDPKYCGLRLAVNSKNEKAIRAYKQVGMKREKYQLMGRMKSKY; this comes from the coding sequence ATGACTTCCGCGTACCGCATTCGTGACGCCGTCCCTGCTGACGCTGGGATTATGGTTCGGATGCTCATGTCTCTGGCTTCCGAGACGGAAAACGTGGAGCTTGACGAGGGCGAAGTTCGCCGGGGCGTCACAACTCTGTTCGAGCAAGGGAGCCTCGGTCGACTTTATGTTGCCGAAGAGGTCCCGAAAGGTGACACGAACATCAAAGGGCCATCCGATGGCAACCGGTCCTCTCCACAAATTGTTGGAGTTATGACCGTAACTTATGAATGGTCCGATTGGCGCGGCAAACTGTTCCTTTGGATTCAATCCGTCTACATTATTCCTTCGAAGCGCAAACAGGGTATTTTTCAAAAGTTTTATGATCATTTAATACGCATCATGGCTGAGGACCCCAAATACTGCGGATTGCGTTTGGCCGTAAATAGTAAGAACGAAAAAGCAATCAGGGCGTACAAGCAAGTGGGaatgaagagggagaaatacCAGTTGATGGGTCGCATGAAAAGCAAATATTGA